The Plasmodium gaboni strain SY75 chromosome 9, whole genome shotgun sequence DNA segment ATTCCTTTTATGATAATCTTAGTGAAGAAGGAAATGTTAAAAAACTTCCCAGTAATATATCTGTCAAAGAAGTATtagaaaaaagaaaagagataaaacaatttaaaaaagattattatataaataaaaaaatttttaaagatatagaattcatatatgatttaacacatgatatacatatatatgtatcatttaaaaatgttcATTTGTTAAAACTTGTATATAgtatttatttgttaagtttattattttataaaaatatggatGTACTACGAATAGCATCAGAAATAGCATATGATTTAACAgatacaaatatattttcatttattgatcaatattcttattatttatatgatgatatatatattgtcataaaaacatttaaatatatatcttttttttctatgGATCTAATTGATATCTggaaaaaattttttttcttattaaatcattttgttaataatttaaatttagaaaatatttatgatattttcttttttattcatatagCCAAAATAACCAATTtgaaaaatgaaaattatgATGTCTTCCATTTATTAACATCACGtatgaaaaatattgtcaaaatattatttacacataatataaaaaattttaatacCTATCcacatacatatattttaaatattcttaatatgattaatgatgaaaaaaatgaacatGTCACTGATTTTTTAcaatactttttttattccaTATATAAAAGGATACAATATTTGAGCTCAcatgatgataatatgttagcagatttattatatgataagGATAAAATGGACGTGCCAAATACAAATATTGAagataatatgaaaaaggttaacaataaatataatgagGATGATAAATCTGTTGATGACAACAAATCTGTTGATGACAACAAATCTGTTGATGACAACAAATCTGTTGATGACAACAAATCTGttgatgataatataaactcatttaataataacataaaaattgatagatttgaaaaaaaagataataatatatatattttttccaATAAATCTGATACAAAAAATAAGgaatcaaataatatatacaaaaatgtaaataattatatttataactTTAAAGATATACGtttattcataaaaatatttttaagatattataaacaagaccaagaaaattttaatttacaAATTGttgattttatattatataattctgaagtttttttttttaatatgtgGACAAATAGAAGATATTATCAAAGGcattatttttttggaaatgaaataaaagaatttttaCATTTACTAAAAGAACttatacaaaataaattatataattctaatattatgtatagatgtgtaaatatatttaaatatataataaatatacaaagtactattaatatacaagatatttctaatataaaatgtaattTATATAGTAACTTCTTTTTAcattttgataatataaatgatgtTAATCTGtggaaatatataagaaagGTCTTTTTAATTCAATCAGAcatttgaaatataaagagaaatatatatacttattatcaaattaaaataaagcacatacatatatatatatatatatatattattttgatgtcactccttttttttttttttttttttttttttttttatttttcccCTTTTTCTTTTTGGATTTTATATGGACAAGCTTTcaaaagaagaaaaaatgaaaaaatataagtgtgacatattttaataatatataaaagtttTAATCATTTAATGGATGATATTAATTTTGTTCCTTACCACAcatgtttttattttaattataatattatatttaaagaaaaaaaaaaaataataataaaaatggaCGAATAAATAACAGCGTGGTTACataaatgttataatatatatatatatatatatatatatatatagttatttcttttttttttcttttttttttttttttttttttttttgttttgtttattttttttgtgtttttattaatttttcattttgaatattatatttttaatatctattaatatatcattcaaaaaacaaaaagaCCAATTGATGGTccatataaaatatatgttattatatatccaaataatttttatttaaacacagtcaaattataatatatatattaatattaatgttaatattaatattaatagtcttagtaaaaatatataaaaaaataaaaaatgaattatgttcatataacattattataagtattattatatatttaatatatatattattatatatttaatatatatatattattattaatatatataatatattttttattctttattcTTTCTCATGTTttgtaaaataaatttttttttttttttttttttttttaatattttaaatggaaacttttatattatcctAAATATCCTATAAACagtaatatattaaagatgttttatatatatatatatatatttatttttatttattttatttatttatttatttatttattttattttattttattttatttttttattttatttttttttttatgttcaCATGTGTGTGtgtaaatttataaatattatgtaataaaaaaaaaaaaaaaaaaaaaggaaaaaaaaaaaattaactgttatatgatatatatattaaagtattttaatatatatccattTATTCCAAAATTGAgatgttaaaaaaaaattttaaataaaaataaataaataaataaatatatatatatatataatataatacaatatatatatattaatatatatatatattcatttttaccatttaatttattttttcatatttaactttttttttttttttttttNNNNNNNNNNNNNNNNNNNNNNNNNNNNNNNNNNNNNNNNNNNNNNNNNNNNNNNNNNNNNNNNNNNNNNNNNNNNNNNNNNNNNNNNNNNNNNNNNNNNNNNNNNNNNNNNNNNNNNNNNNNNNNNNNNNNNNNNNNNNNNNNNNNNNNNNNNNNNNNNNNNNNNNNNNNNNNNNNNNNNNNNNNNNNNNNNNNNNNNNNNNNNNNNNNNNNNNNNNNNNNNNNNNNNNNNNNNNNNNNNNNNNNNNNNNNNNNNNNNNNNNNNNNNNNNNNNNNNNNNNNNNNNNNNNNNNNNNNNNNaaaaaaaaaaaaaaaaaaaaaaaaaaaaaaaaaaaaaaaaaatatatatatatatataatataatacaatatatatatattaatatatatatatattcatttttaccatttaatttattttttcatatttaactttttttttttttttttttttttttttataaaatcatTTAACTTCTATATGGGCTAAAGTAGAGTCAGAACAAAGTtggtaaaaaaaaaaaaaaaaaaagaaaagaaatgaaatgaaaaaaggaaatatttataatataaataaataaagatccaaaaaatattatgtacTAAATATGGatgtattaaaattttttttgtttcaACATAATAAATCCTATATAGTACATATATGCAAGTAATTATAATGCAATATATGTAactaaatatattatatatatatatatatatatataattatttattattcatattattatgtatatattatcaaatatatatttattgattatatatttatgtaatgaaatgtattcattatattaatataatcactatatatattatgtgtattaaatatatatatatatatatatatatatattcaaattaataaacatttgaaaaatatttgataaatttatttcatttttcataaaatataaatagcaatatatatatatatatatatatatatatatatatattaaaatattatattataataatttaattataatatatttttatatatccccccaaatttatatttttataattttatattttaataatttcataAGATTATCCTTCCTTGTGTcttgtttttctttttttctgtatttataaaaaaaaaaaaaaaaaaaatgagtGATAATGAAAGCTATATTTCTGcagaaaataataacagTGATGACGAGAAAAAGTCGAATGTAAACCttgataattttttaaattatgatatagattattatatgaatgaaAACAATAAATCAAATTATGTAGGTGTAGATATATTACAACGTattgattattataatataaagaatgCTAATAATGagtatatattaaatgaaaatataaataataatattaataatattaataataataataatagtagtaatcataatatactattatgtaatagaaaaaaagaacatgttgatatattttataaattaaaaaaagaattatataatatagcttatacaaatgaagataataaaataaataatatcGTAACACctagtaataatattacagttcaaaaaaattcaaaGAAAACATCCAGTTTTAATACAAAAAGATTGAAAGAAAATTTCAATTTATTTCAttctaaaaataaagataaaagtaataataaaaaatcatatgatttgttaaataatgatttaAGTATATCCTTAGGAAATAAAATTGAAGATACttataaagatattaaaaatagTGTTAACTGGTTAGGAAATTTCTTTTCGAATAATGAAAATcaagaagaaaaaaaatatgtaaatgttttttatgctgatttatattttttcaatgATATTACCTTAATACGTTTTCTAGATACATACAATTATAACCTGTTGAAAACGttgaataaaataattaagTTTATAGTTTGGAGACAAATGCATATACAAGattttaataatgaaaGAGATACCTTGAAATTATCTGAGCAATCAAAAAGTGAAAATgacaacaacaataataataatattaataaaaatgataacaacaataataataataacaacaacaataataataataacaacaataataataacaataatgaTGGTAATAGTGAggatgaatataataactGTAATGTTTTTCTTAACCCTTCTAATATTAAAGATACACTTATAAAATCAAACATATTCAGATGTGGATATGATATGCATTCAAGACCCATACTATATGTTAAAATACAGGAAAAACTAGACATGAGTGAAGACGACCTTTTTCTCATGTTAGTTTATCATGTTGATATGTGTATTAATAGTGTAGACTACAAAAAATGTTATCCAGATTTATATGCATCAGACAAAGAAAACATCAATAATGACAAAAACAATAATAGTAACAACAGTAGTGATAGTAACAATAAGAATTATGATCATAAATCTAATACAgaaaataacaaaatagATGAAACGACCTTACAACTTGTTATTGTTGTAGATTGTCTTAAGTttgaattaaataatatgatcAGTGTTGAgtgtataaaaaaaatgataaatgTATTTAACGAATTTTATACTGATGTTTTATTTAgaatatatgttataaatGTGCCATCGTTTTTTAAAAAGGTCTGGTGTCTTTTCAATATGTTTATTGATAATCATACattaaacaaaattatttttattaataaaaaaaatattaatttaatgTATGAACATATTCCTATTCATATTATGGAACACTTAGATAAAAATGCAACAAAATCAGAGCAACAAAAATCTGTCTTTTTTCCTTCTAgttctttatattataagtatgatgaaatgtattataaaaagtTGATAACTTATGTCAATATATGGGTaaacaaaatgataaaGACTAATCACAActtattaaattaaatctttaaacaaaaaaaaaaaaaaaaaaaaaaaaatcaatcaaaatgaaataatataatataattaatgTACAAAAATGTAGTCGGAAATATGTGAAAAATGTATTATGCcaaattaaaatattttttattttattttttttttttgtgtgtAAGAAGGTTTCATATTTACGAGCATgaataataacatatatataatatatatataatatatatatttttatataata contains these protein-coding regions:
- a CDS encoding hypothetical protein (conserved Plasmodium protein, unknown function) — protein: MSDNESYISAENNNSDDEKKSNVNLDNFLNYDIDYYMNENNKSNYVGVDILQRIDYYNIKNANNEYILNENINNNINNINNNNNSSNHNILLCNRKKEHVDIFYKLKKELYNIAYTNEDNKINNIVTPSNNITVQKNSKKTSSFNTKRLKENFNLFHSKNKDKSNNKKSYDLLNNDLSISLGNKIEDTYKDIKNSVNWLGNFFSNNENQEEKKYVNVFYADLYFFNDITLIRFLDTYNYNLLKTLNKIIKFIVWRQMHIQDFNNERDTLKLSEQSKSENDNNNNNNINKNDNNNNNNNNNNNNNNNNNNNNNDGNSEDEYNNCNVFLNPSNIKDTLIKSNIFRCGYDMHSRPILYVKIQEKLDMSEDDLFLMLVYHVDMCINSVDYKKCYPDLYASDKENINNDKNNNSNNSSDSNNKNYDHKSNTENNKIDETTLQLVIVVDCLKFELNNMISVECIKKMINVFNEFYTDVLFRIYVINVPSFFKKVWCLFNMFIDNHTLNKIIFINKKNINLMYEHIPIHIMEHLDKNATKSEQQKSVFFPSSSLYYKYDEMYYKKLITYVNIWVNKMIKTNHNLLN